The Fusobacterium necrophorum subsp. necrophorum genome includes the window GAGGAGGAACTCCTTCCTTGTTGGAGGGAGAAGAAATTTCCGAAATTTTGAAATTACTTCCTCACGACGAGAGATCGGAGATTACCTTAGAATGCAATCCTAAAACTTTAAACTCCAAGAAATTACGGGAATATTATCAAGCCGGTGTCAATCGTCTAAGTATAGGGATACAATCCATGAAAGAAAAATATTTAAATCTTTTAGGAAGATTACATACGGCGGAAGAGGCGAAGGAGGTTTTTTGGAAGGCGAGGGAGCTTGGATTTCAAAATATCAGTGTGGACATGATGTTTTCTTTGCCTACACAGACATTGAAAGAGGTAAAAGAAGATGTAGAAGAATTTTTAAGCTTGGGAGCGGAACATATTTCCATTTACTCTTTGATTTGGGAAGAAAATACTCCTTTTTTTACAAAACTGGAAAAGGGAATTTATCACAGAACGGAGAATGATTTGGAAGCGGAAATGTATCAAAGTATCATAGAGCGAATGAAGCAAAAGGGCTATGAGCATTATGAAATTTCCAATTTTGCCAAGAAAGGTTATATTTCAAGGCATAATCAAAAATATTGGAAAAATCAAAAATATCTTGGCTTAGGTTTGGGAGCTTCCGGTTATTTAGAAAAGCTTCGTTATACAAACTGCAGTGATTTTGAAACTTATTTTTTTCAGTTGGAGAACTATCGATTTCCCAGAGAGGAAGAGGAAGTGTTAACTCAGGAAATGATAGAGGAATATCGATATATTTTGGCGTTTCGCCAATTGAGAGAATGGGTGTCGGCAAGAGGAAAGTACATCGAAATTTGTAACATTCTATGGAAAAAGGGATATGTGAGAAAAAGAAAGCAAGAATATAAAATAACAGAAAAGGGCTTGTTTTTTTTCAATGACATGTTAGAATATTTTTTGTAGGAAGGGTAAAAGATGAAACAAATAGAAGAAAGAATGAAAGAAGTATATGAAGAAGTGAGACAATACTCTCCATATCCGGAAAAAGTGAAAGTGATAGCAGTCAGTAAATATTTAAATGCAGAGGAAATGTTGCCTTATTTAGAAACAGGGATCGTAACATTGGGAGAAAATAGGGCTCAAGTGATTCAAGAAAAATATGAATTATTGTCCTCCTATCCCTTTGCAAAATCTTTGGAGTGGCATTTTATTGGAAATTTGCAGAAAAATAAGGTAAAATACATTGTAGATAAGGTTGCGATGATTCATTCTGTCAACAAATTGTCTTTGGCAGAAGAAATTAATAAAAAAATGGGAAGCTTAAATCGCAAAATGCCTGTTTTAATTGAAGTGAATGTGTCCGGAGAAGAAAGTAAAGAGGGATATGATGTTTTGGAAGCGGAACAAGATATTCCGGCACTGTTGAAATTGGAAAATATCCGTATTTGCGGTTTGATGACAATGGCTCCTTTTACAGAAGATGCGGAAGAACAGAGAAAGGTGTTTCGAAAGCTGAGAACTTTGAAAGAAGAGTGGAATAAAAAATACTTTCAAGATAAGTTGACAGAACTTTCTATGGGAATGTCCAATGATTATAAGATTGCATTACAAGAAGGGGCTACTATGATTCGTTTGGGAAGAAAAATATTTTACTAGGAGGAAGATAGATGAAAGAGAATGAGGGAAAGAAAAAGGGGTTATTTTCTACAATGAATGGGTTTACAAGCGGAATGAAAGAATTGTTTGGAATTGATTCTGTGGAAGGGGACTACGAGGAAGAAGATACAGGAATTATTGATTTTTCAACAGCGGATGAACCTGTTGTGGAAGAAAGTGCAAAAGTGTCAAAACCTTTAAAAGCTTCTAAACAAAGAACATTTTTTGGAAGGACAAAAAGCAGCCAAGTGATGAAAGAAGTATTTTCCAATGAAGATGATGGGGGAATTAGCAACTGTCAAACGGTCTTTGTCGATCCAAAAGGATTTGGAGATGCAGAGAAAATCGCAGATTATATTGTGAAGGATAAGATGATTACCATCAATTTGGAATTTTTAGATATGAAAATAGCACAACGTTTGATGGATTTCTTGGCAGGAGCTATGCGAATGAAAGAAGCTAGTTTCGTAGCGATTAGTAAAAAAGTATACACTATCGTACCAAAGAGTATGAAAATTCATTATGAAGGAAAAAAAGATCAAAAGAAAACGATTTTAGAATTTGAAAGAGAGGAGTAGTTGGTGTCAAAGATAAAAGCATTAGCACTGTTTTCAGGTGGATTGGACAGTGCTTTAGCGATTAGGGTAGTACAAGAGCAAGGGATTGAAGTCATTGCTCTTAATTTTGTATCACACTTTTTCGGTGGAATTAATAAAAAGGCAGAATATATGGCGAAACAATTGGGAATTCTATTGGAGTATATTCATTTTGAAGAAAGACATATGGAAGTTGTAAAAACTCCTGTCTATGGAAGAGGAAAGAATATGAATCCTTGTATCGATTGCCATTCTCTTATGTTTCGTGTTGCTGGAGAACTGTTGGAAAAGTATGGAGCTAGTTTTTTGATTTCCGGGGAAGTGTTAGGACAAAGACCCATGTCACAAAATCCTCAGGCTCTTGAAAAAGTAAAAAAATTATCAGGAGTAGGAGATTTGATTTTACGTCCGCTTTCCGGAAAATTATTACCTCCCAGTTTGGCAGAAACAAAAGGTTGGATTCGTAGAGAAGGTCTACTGGACATCAATGGTCGTGGAAGAAGTCGACAAATGGAGCTTATGGCACAGTATGGTTTGGTGGATTATCCAAGCCCGGGTGGAGGTTGTTTGTTGACAGATCCCACTTATTCCATTCGTTTAAAAATTTTGGAAGAGGATGGCTTGTTGGAACATGAATATGCCGATTTATTTTCTTTGATTAAAATTTCCAGATTTTTCCGCTTTGCAAAAGGAAGATATTTATTTGTTGGTAGAGATGAAATATCCAATGCAAAGATTGATGATATTAGAAGGGAACGGGGGAGTAATTTTTATATCTATAGTTTTGAAACACCGGGACCCCATATGTTAGGCTTTGGAGAATTAACGGAAGAAGAAAAAAATTTTTCCAGGAAGTTATTTTCCCGTTATTCCAAAGTAAAAGGAAAAGAGGAAATTAAATTGAATGTGAGCGGAATCGTGGAAACGCTTGCTCCCATTTCCGTAGAAGCAATGGAAGAGGATATGAAAAAATATCAGTTGTAAAAGAAGTGGTCAAAACAAAAGAAACATGTTATACTGAAAAAAAGCATAATTGGAGGTTATAAAGTAAATGAAGTTACTTTTTTTTATTATTATTGCTTATTTTCTAGGCTCTTTACCAAGTGGGGTTTGGATAGGGAAGATAGCAAAAAATATGGATATTCGAAATTATGGAAGTAAAAATTCAGGAGCAACCAATGCTTATCGTATTTTAGGAGCTAAATATGGATTTATGGTTTTGTTTGCAGATGCTTTCAAAGGTTTTTTAGCAGTAGCTTTGGCAAGTGCTGGAGGACTTTCCCCAAATGCTCTTTCTATTGTGGCACTTGTGGTGATTGTGGGGCATAGTTTATCGTTTTTTTTGGCTTTTAAAGGGGGAAAAGGAGTTGCCACTAGTTTAGGAGTTTTTTTGTTTTTAGAACCGAAAGTTACTTTTTTATTGATTCTGGTTTTTATCGTTGTGGTATTTATTAGTCGGTATATTTCCTTAGGTTCCATTGTTGCAGCAGGATTGCTTCCTATGTTAACATTTTACTTTGAAGTTGGAAAAGAAAAAACAAATTGGTTGTTAATTTTGATTACCTTGATTTTAGGAAGTTTTGTAGTATATCGTCATAGGAGTAATATTGTTCGCCTGTTGAAAGGAACTGAAAATAAGTTTACACTGTAAGGAGGGCTAAGTATGGAAAAAGTAGTGGTACTGGGAGCCGGAAGTTGGGGAACTGCACTTTCGATGGTATTAGCTCAAAACGGACATCAGGTAGTTTTATGGGAATATCAAGAAGAATTAGCGAAAAAATTACAGAGGGAAAGAGAAAATAAAAGATTGTTGCCGGGAGTTATTTTTCCGGAAAATATAGAAGTTGTTTCAGAAAGTACAGATTTGTTAAAGGATGTTAAGTATGTTATTTTTTCCATTCCATCTCAAGCCCTGCGTTCTGTCATTCAGAAATTTTCTTCTCAGATTCGAGGAGATATGATTTTGGTCAATAGCGCAAAGGGAATTGAAATTGCAACAGGAATGCGACTGTCCGAAGTGATGAGAGATGAAATATTGGGAAAGTATCATAAGAATATCGTTGTTTTATCAGGACCGACACATGCAGAAGAAGTTTCGAAGGGGCTACCCACTACAATTGTTGCAGCAGGAGAAGAAGAAAAAGCAAAACAAATTCAAGAATTGTTTAACAATAATAATTTTCGAGTCTATTTAAATGATGATTTAATTGGAGTGGAAATAGGGGCTGCTATTAAGAATTGTCTTGCCATTGCTGCAGGAGCTTTAGATGGATTAGGATGTGGAGATAACACAAAAGCAGCTTTGATTACGAGAGGGATAGCAGAAATTTCTCGATATGGAAAATGCTGTGGAGCAAAGGAGTCTACTTTTTCCGGTTTGAGTGGGATTGGAGATTTGATTGTGACAGCCATGAGTCAACATAGTCGAAATCGATATGTAGGAGAGCATTTAGGAAGAGGAGAAAATATTCAGGAGATTTTATCGAAGATGACTATGGTAGCGGAAGGAGTTCCTACCGTAAAAGCGGTCTATCAGGAAATGAAAAAATATCAGATTTCCATGCCTATTGTAGAGGCAGTGTATCGAGTCATTTATGAAAATATGTCAGCAAAGGAAATGATGAATGAACTCATGAATCGTAGTGTCAAAAAAGAATTTTACTAATATTTAAGACTGAGGTGCATGCAAAAATGGCAGAGCGGGATTTACTCTCATTATATTTAAAAGATATTAGGCAGTATAAAACCTTAGAAAGGGAAGAAGAGTTGGCTTTGGTGATCAAAGCTCAATCTGGCGATGAAGAAGCAAAAAACCAATTAATCTTATGTAATTTACGTCTTGTTGTGAATGTTGCAAAAGGCTATCGTAGTAAGGGAATGAATTTAATTGATTTGATTAGTGAAGGAAATTTGGGCTTGATTCGTGCTATTGAAAAATTTGATGTAGAGAGAGGATTTCGTTTTTCTACCTATGCAGTTTGGTGGATTAAGCAGTCCATTAGTAAAGCTATTATTTTCAAAGGAAGAGAAATCAGGATTCCTTCCTATCGTTACGATATTTTGAATAAAATCAATAGATATGTAACGGAAGAAATAAAATTATGTGGGGTGTATCCAAGTGTGGAAGAAGTTGCGGAATATTTGAATATGCCGGTAAACAAAGTCGAAGAAATCATGATCGAATTTCAGGAACCTATGTCTTTGAGTACCGAAATAGGAGAGGATATTTATTTGGAAGATACCTTGAGTGGAACAGAAGAACATTTTGAAGAAAAGGTCTATTACAAAATGATGCAACAAAGACTAAAAGATATTTTAAATCGATTGGATACTCGGGAACAAGAAATTTTAAAACTTCGTTTCGGTTTGGATGGATATGAAATCCATACATTGGAGGATATTGGAAAAAATTTTAATATCACCAGAGAACGAGTTCGACAAATAGAAAAAAATACTTTAAAAAAATTAAAGCGTAAATATACAAAAGAATTAAGGGAAACATTACTATAAAGTGGAGGGAAGAACATGCAGGTAATTGTAAATAGAACTGAATTTCTGAAAAAATTAAGAATTGTGGAAAAGGCAATTTCAGAAAATAAGATTAAACCTATTTTATCTTGTGTCTATATGGAAACAAGAGGAGAAATGCTATTCTTGTGTGGAACGAACTTGGAGACGACAATTACGACAACAGTTTCCTGCAAAGAAGTAGTAAAAGAGGGAAAAGTAGCTTTTCAATACCCTTTAATTGATGAATATATGAAAGAATTAAAAGAAGAGGAAATCCAAATTCGAATGAATGGAGAAGCGTTAATAGTAGAGGGAGGAGATGCAGTATCTGAGTTTTCAACCTTTCCTTATGAGGACTATCCAAAGGCATTTGAGAATTTTGAAAAGCAGGAAGAGAATGTTTTATTGCAGATGAATAGCATAGAGCTTGCTACTATTTTTGATAAGTTGAAATTTTCTGCGGGAAGTACAGATAATCCTGCTATTCATTGTGTGAGAATAGAGGGGAGAGATGGAGAAATTCATTTTGTAACGACGGATACCTATCGTTTGACCTATTTACATAGAGCTTTTTCTCTTCAAGAGGACTTTCAAATGAGTCTTCCTTTGGAAGCTGTGGAAGCCTGCAGTAAAATTTTTAGAGGCTTAGAAGCAGAGGTTAGAGTATATTTTGATAAGAAGTTTGCTCATTTTCTCATGGAAGATATTCATATTGTGAGTTCTTTGATAGAGCTTACTTTTCCGGCATATCAAACGATTCTATCCAATGGGAATTATGATAAAACAATGGGAATTTCTACGGAGAGTTTAATCAGCATTTTACGAAGAGTAATTATTTTCGTTCGAAATAATGAAGAGTCAAAATATGGAGCGACCTTTCATTTAGCAGAGGGTATTTTAAAAATCAAAGGAAACAGCGATATTGCTAAAATTAATGAGGAAATGGCAGTAAACTACCAAGGAGCTCCTCTCAAAGTTTCTTTAAACACGAAATATTTATTTGATTATGTGCAAAATTTGGAAAAAGACACGGAACTTTCTGTAGAAATGTTGAGTTCCAAAACATCTGTCAAAGTTCATGAGAAAGGAAAAGAGGATTATATTTATATCTTAATGCCTTTGGCTTTGAAAGACTAAGGTTTCGAACTTTGTGAAAGAAGTAACAGGGAATTTTTATGTTTGAAAAAAAGGGGTTGAAATTTTCAATCCTTTTTTCGCTATCATTGCTTTTTAACGGGGGAAAAGGAGGAAAGAGATGTATTCCAAAAGAGAGTTATTGTTATTTTCAATCCTACAGACATATTCTGAGGGAAGATATGCAAATATGTTACAAAGACTTTTTTCTTCCTCCAAAGATAGAAGGGATAGTTATTTTTTAGATTCTTTTTTAGGGAAAGATGCCTTTATGCAAGAAGAGAAAAAGAAGCTTGCTTTTTTATGGGAAGAGAATAGGAAGCAAGAACTGGAAGAAGAAATTAGAAAAGTAGAAGAAACTTGTCATAAAAATGGAATTCAGCTTTTGTTTTATGGAGAAGAGAAATATCCCAGCCTCTTAAAAGAGATTAAAAATCCTCCCTATGTACTCTATATTAGAGGAAAGTTTCCTAGTGAAGAAACTTTACATGGAGCTTATGCTCTTATTGGGACTAGAGACTGTAGTGCGAAGGGAAAGGAATTTGCGAAAAGGGCAGGGCAATATTTCAAAAAGAAACAAATCTACAATATCAGCGGTTTGGCAAGAGGAATTGACAGCATAGGACATATGGAAACTTTGGGGCAAACAGGAGCTATTTTGGGGCAGGGATTGGCGACTGAAATATATCCGAAAGAAAACGGATATCTGGCGTCTCGAATTTTAGATACAGGAGGGTTTTTACTCTCAGAATTACCTCCTTTTGCACCGGTTTCCGTACAACATTTGATTCAACGAAATCGTTTGCAAACGGCTTTGACTTCCGGGATTGTCCTTGCAGAAGTTGCATTACAGGGAGGAAGCATGCATACCTTTCAATTTGCAAAAGAACAGGGCAAGAAGATCTATGTGGCTTCTTTTAATCAGGACTTCATCCGGAAGTATTATAAAGAAGTGATTGTTTTAGAAAATATTTATCAGTTTGAAAAAAAACAAAAAGAGGGGCTGGAACAAAAAAGTTTATTTTAAAGAAGAAGGAAACATAATATGGAAAAAGAGGCGAGAAAATTATTGCAGGATATATATGGCCATCGAAACTTTCGAACAGGGCAGAAAATAATTTTGGATTCTGTTTTTCAAGGAAAAGAAGTTTTGGGAATTTTAACGACAGGTGGAGGGAAATCGATCTGTTATCAAATTCCTGCTCTTTTGTTTGAGGGACTGACTTTAGTCATCTCTCCCTTGATTTCTCTGATGAAAGATCAAGTGGATGCTTTGAAAATGGTAGGCGTGAAATCAGCTTTTTTAAATTCTACCTTAAAGCCGGAAGAATATCGACGCTTGGTGGGAAAGATTATTCGAGGAGAGATTAAAATTTTGTATGTGGCTCCCGAAAGACTTTTGAATGAGAACTTCGTAACACTGATGCAAAAAATAAAAATTTCTCTGTTGGCGGTGGATGAGGCTCATTGTATCTCACAGTGGGGACATGACTTTCGAAAGTCCTATTTGGGAATTCCAAGTTTTATCAGAAAACTGCGACAGAGAGTACAAGTTCTGGCACTCACGGCGACAGCAACTCCAAGGGTGCAGGAGGACATCTTGGAGAAATTAAATATTCCGAATGCCTTTATTTATCAGGGAAGCTTCAATCGAAAAAATTTATATTTTCGTGTCGAGAGAGGGAAAGTTCCAGAGGCATATGTCGCAGAATATTTAGAGAAATCACAGGGAGAAGCCGGGATCGTCTATTGTTCCACTCGGAAATCTGTGGACAGTATGTACAGCTATTTAAAAGAGATTCGTGGATATTCTGTTGGAAAATATCATGGGGGAATGGAAAAACAGGAGAGAGAAGAAAGTCAAAATGATTTTTTGCAAGATAAACTTCAAGTGATGGTAGCAACCAATGCATTTGGAATGGGAATTGACAAATCCAATGTTCGCTTTGTGATACATGCAAATTTACCGGGAGATTTGGAGAGTTATTATCAGGAAGCCGGAAGAGCCGGACGAGATGGAGGACAAGCAGAGGCAGTTTTATTATATCAGGAAGAGGACATTGCAACCCAAAGATTTTTTATCGAAAAAAACGAAGAGATGGAAGAAGACTTTAAAAAAGAAAAACTACATAAATTGGATAAAATGATAGAATATGCGGAGCTGGAATCCTGTTATCGAGAATTTATTTTATCCTATTTCGGAGAGGCAAGAGTCAAAAATTATTGTGGCTTTTGTGGAAATTGTAGAAAACAAAAAGATGTACAGGATTTCAGTTTGGAAGCAAAAAAAATTCTTTCCTGCATTGGCAGAGCGAAAGAAAATATCGGTCAATCCACAGTCGCCAATATTTTATTGGGAAAAGCGGATAGTAAGATGAAATACAAAGGTTTGGACAAGCTTTCTACCTTCGGAATTATGAAAGAAAAAGAAATTGCTTGGTTGGAAGACTTCATTCATTATTTGCTGGCGGAAGGCTATATGGCACAAACAGCCGGAAGTTTTCCTGTTTTGAAATTAAACTCACAGAGTTGGGAGATTTTACAGGATAGGAGAAAAGTTTTGAGAAAGGAAGAAGAAGAGGTTCGTTTTTCTATGCGAAGAAACCCTCTTTTTCGAAAATTACTTCGTCTACGATTGGAAATTGCCGAACGAGAAAAAGTGGCACCCTATATTATTTTTTCAGATTTGACCTTATGGGAATTTTCACAATTTCGTCCAAGAACAAAATATGATATGATGAAAATTCAGGGGGTTGGAAATCAAAAATTTTCTCAGTATGGAGAAGAATTTTTAGCATGTATTTTACAGGAAGAGGAGTGAACATGATAGAATTTTTTATTGCGAAGAAACACATAGTGGAACGAAAAAAACAAAGTTTTATTTCCGTACTGGGAGTTTTTATTGGAGTAACGGTGTTGACTGTTTCCATAGGAATTTCAAACGGTTTAGACAAAAATATGATTCAGAGTATTCTATCTTTAACCAGCCATATTCTGGTAAGTGACAGTACAAATCAGGAAATAACCGATTATGAAGAGATATCGGAAAAAATCGATCAAATAAAAGGAGTCAAGGGAAGTATTCCTATGATTGCAACACAGGCTATCATCAAGTATCATGGAGTTTTTGGAAGTTATACTTCCGGAGTGAAAGTGGAAGCCTATGATTTGGAAAAGGCGGAAAAGGCTTTGGAGCTGTCTTCCATGCTCAAAGAAGGAAAGATAGAAGCCGGTAAAAAAAATGGGATTTATGTCGGGAAGGAACTGGCTGATTCGACAGGAATGAAAATTGGAGACGAAATTACAATGATTTCTGCGGAAAATACGGAAATTCCACTCCAAATTGCAGGAGTTTTTCAAAGCGGCTTTTATGAATATGATGTAAATTTGGTGTTAATTCCATTGGAAATGGCACAATATATGTCTTATCGAGGGAGAGTGGCGGATAAAATTAATGTTCGTTTACAAAATCCTTATGATGCTCCTAAAGCGGCAGAAGAAATTTCTCAGAAATTTGGAATGATGACAATGACTTGGGGTACTATGAATCGTAATTTATTATCTGCTCTTTCTTTGGAGAAAACAGTCATGATTTTAGTGTTTTCTTTGATTGTGATCATTGCCGGTTTTGTTGTTTGGGTTACTTTAAACACTTTGGTAAGAGAAAAGGTAAAAGATATAGGGATTCTTCGTTCTATGGGTTTTTCAAGAAAGAACATTATGGGAATTTTCTTAATTCAAGGTTTGATCTTGGGAATGGCAGGCATTCTTTTAGGAGTATGTGCTTCGATGGGAATTTTGTGGTATTTGAAAAATTATAGTTTGGCTTTTGTGACCTCTATTTATTATTTAACCAAGATTCCGATTGAAATTTCCGGAAAAGAAATTGCTATTATCGTGGGAGCCAATATCGTGATTATTTTCATTTCCAGTATTTTTCCTGCTTATCGAGCATCAACAATGGAAAGTGTGGAGGCGTTAAGACATGAGTAATTTCATTTTAGAGTTAAAACATTTAGAAAAATATTATCAGGAAACAGGAACGGAGTTACATATTATTCGCGATTTAAGTTTTAATATTGAAAAAGGAGAATTTGTAACAATCTTAGGAAGATCAGGTTCCGGGAAATCCACTCTTTTGAATTTAATCGGACTCTTAGATAAGGCGGATAGTGGAGAGATTATTTTGGGAGGAAAACAACTTTCTGAAATGGGGGAAGCGGAAAAAAATCAACTTCGAAATGAATTTTTAGGCTTTGTCTTTCAATTTCATTATTTGTTACCGGAATTTACGGCTTTAGAGAATGTCATGTTGCCGGCGATGTTGGCTAAGAAGGTAAAAAAAGGAGAGATTGAAGCAAGAGCGGTGGAACTTTTAGATTCCGTCGGTTTGGGAGAAAGACTGAAACATAAGCCGAATCAATTATCCGGTGGAGAAAAACAAAGAGTGGCGATTGCAAGAGCTTTAATCAATCAACCGAAACTTTTGTTGGCGGATGAACCGACAGGAAATTTGGACGA containing:
- a CDS encoding ABC transporter ATP-binding protein, which codes for MSNFILELKHLEKYYQETGTELHIIRDLSFNIEKGEFVTILGRSGSGKSTLLNLIGLLDKADSGEIILGGKQLSEMGEAEKNQLRNEFLGFVFQFHYLLPEFTALENVMLPAMLAKKVKKGEIEARAVELLDSVGLGERLKHKPNQLSGGEKQRVAIARALINQPKLLLADEPTGNLDEETSETIFNIFKEINEKYGQTIIVVTHSKELAKISSRQIYLKKGMLEEI